The Mucilaginibacter terrenus genome has a segment encoding these proteins:
- a CDS encoding glycosyltransferase family 2 protein, which produces MVSVLILTKNEEQDLPGCLESVKWCDDIHVYDSFSEDRTVQLAASAGAHVTQRTFDNWAAHQNWGLKNITFKHKWVLYIDADERVSTTLKEAILQVPEDTNIVAFEIQRRDFAWNGKWLKHAQVSPFYLRLFRPEKMRYERLVNPLSIPDGNVGRIKGYLDHYPFSKGIKFWFSRHLNYADKEAEMRIQQLTTGQNFSISKALFGDDFTERRYHQKGLFYKLPGRPVVRWLYMIMIKRAFMDGAVGFTYTTMLSIYEYFIVLKTRELLRGRDNG; this is translated from the coding sequence ATGGTATCAGTACTTATCCTCACAAAGAATGAAGAACAGGATTTACCGGGTTGTTTGGAGTCGGTGAAATGGTGCGATGATATACATGTTTATGATTCATTTAGTGAAGATCGCACTGTTCAACTAGCAGCATCTGCGGGTGCACATGTAACGCAGCGAACGTTTGATAACTGGGCTGCTCATCAAAATTGGGGCTTGAAGAACATTACGTTTAAACACAAGTGGGTGCTATACATTGATGCTGACGAACGAGTATCCACAACTTTAAAAGAAGCCATTTTGCAAGTGCCTGAAGATACCAACATAGTGGCATTTGAAATACAGCGAAGAGACTTTGCATGGAACGGCAAATGGCTTAAACATGCGCAAGTATCACCTTTTTATTTGCGTTTGTTCCGGCCGGAAAAGATGAGATACGAGAGACTGGTAAATCCTTTATCTATTCCGGATGGTAATGTTGGCAGAATAAAGGGGTATTTAGATCATTATCCATTTAGCAAGGGAATTAAATTTTGGTTTAGCAGGCATTTAAATTACGCTGACAAAGAAGCAGAAATGCGAATCCAGCAATTGACCACTGGTCAAAATTTTTCTATATCGAAAGCTTTATTTGGTGATGACTTTACTGAACGCAGATATCATCAAAAAGGCCTTTTCTATAAATTACCTGGCAGACCTGTTGTTAGATGGTTGTATATGATCATGATAAAAAGGGCATTTATGGATGGTGCTGTTGGATTTACATATACTACTATGCTGTCCATTTATGAGTATTTTATTGTATTAAAAACACGTGAACTCCTAAGGGGGCGTGATAACGGTTAG